In Selenihalanaerobacter shriftii, the DNA window GGACTAGTATTATACTTGGAATATCAATCGTTGGGCTTGAATTTGGTTATCTGCTTGCATATAGAGCAGGATGGGATATAAGTGTGGGGTCTTTAGTAGCTAATGTTTCCCTGGCAATTATGTTAATACCCATAGGAGTTATATTCTTCAATGAAGGATTTGGACCTCACAAAATATTAGGAATAGTACTCTGTATCATTGGATTAATAATTATTAATAGATAGATATCTTGTAAATGGTTTTTAGATTATTTAAATCTTAAACCAACTTATCTTTCTATCAAAAACAAATCCCAGTTTAGTTGCTAAGCTTTCAGATTTGAAATTATCAATTTCAATATTTAAAAAGACTTCTTTATTCTCACTTCTTTGCTTTTGTATTAAACATTTTGTAATCTCCTCGGCATATCCTTGTCTCCTATATTCAGGAAGCACATGCAAAAAACCTAATGCATTATCATCATGGGTTAATCCCCATGCTATAAGTTTATTATTTTTAGTTATTCCAGCAGATACTCCCTGATTGATACGTTCTTGTATGTATTTAATGGAAGTAACCTCTTTATAATGAGAATTATTATATATATAATTTGCATCTGAACTTTTAAGTCGTTTAACCCTATTGTCTAATACCCCAATTTCTAGATGTTCGGGAAAAATAAAACGCTTAGTCTGTAATTCCCATTCTACATCCTTATTCTTCTGTATAATAGGTTTCATCCAGCTTTCAATTGAGGCAAAATACTTTGTTTCATATTTATATTTATTGATAAGATGAATTAGCTCATCTTTATCCTCACTAGAAACATAGGCCCATAGGTGATCACTTTTACCTAAGATAATGTAGGAATTCCCTACTTGATATACTTTTTTTATTGGATAATTCTGAACAAACCCTAATGCGCTTATGTCCCGAGGTAAATTTTTGCTAAGTTTATTTTCTAGATTATGATTCATTTCTATCTCAAACCCACCCTTCCCGCTTTAGCATTATTAAAGCAAGTAGTAGTTAGACAATAATCTATTTATTAACCATTTATTATTTGAATAAAAGAATATCCTAGCTTAACACCAAAAAATATTAAAATTATTCCACAAATTATATTTATCCCCTTAACAATACTATTATTTAATTTATCTCTTAGAATCAATGTTATAGTTGATATAAAGATAAACCATATGAAAGATGCGCTGCTAAATCCTAGTATAAAATACTTAGACATTTGAACAGGAATTGA includes these proteins:
- a CDS encoding EamA family transporter, encoding MFMYVASIILIVISNIMYNVSQKATPSNANPFSALFITYLTAAILTIITSQFYKTDTGFFQSFNGLNWTSIILGISIVGLEFGYLLAYRAGWDISVGSLVANVSLAIMLIPIGVIFFNEGFGPHKILGIVLCIIGLIIINR
- a CDS encoding GNAT family N-acetyltransferase, which translates into the protein MNHNLENKLSKNLPRDISALGFVQNYPIKKVYQVGNSYIILGKSDHLWAYVSSEDKDELIHLINKYKYETKYFASIESWMKPIIQKNKDVEWELQTKRFIFPEHLEIGVLDNRVKRLKSSDANYIYNNSHYKEVTSIKYIQERINQGVSAGITKNNKLIAWGLTHDDNALGFLHVLPEYRRQGYAEEITKCLIQKQRSENKEVFLNIEIDNFKSESLATKLGFVFDRKISWFKI